Part of the Dermatophilus congolensis genome is shown below.
GTCTTCTCACTAGGGTGATGAAAGACTTGAATGAAGTTTCAGTGGGTCACAAAAAATCAGTGATGGGTCGATCTGTGTGAGTCCCCTACTAGTCGATCGCTTACGTGGCATGCTAGCTAGGCCGTTTTTATGGGCGATTCGGGGGTATCAGCTATTTATTTCTCCCCTGATACCCCCTAGATGCCGTTTCTATCCCAGTTGTTCCACGTACATGCTTGTGTCTATTCAGCGTTTTGGTGTGGTCAGGGGGCTTGGGCTGGGGGTCAGACGTTTGGGGCGTTGTCATCCTTGGAATCCAGGTGGTGTTGATCATGTACCTGCGCGAGACGCTAAAAGACGCTCGGCGCGTCAGAATGGAACTATCTCAGACACCACCGACAGGTGATGAAACTTTGACAATAAACTTCGGTCATATCTGGTCTGTAGAGATACCCGAAGATGGAACGAAGAGACCGTAGAGGAAAATATGGAGAGGTCCTTTTTCGAGACGCTGATGCTTCCACTTGAATGGTTTGTCGAGTGGGTGCTGGTTGCTTTCCACAGTCTCTTCTCGTGGGTTGGAATGCCTGCAGAGTCAGGGTGGACGTGGGCGCTATCCATTGGTGGATTGGTTATTGTCATCCGCGTCCTGTTGATGCCCTTGTTCTTTAAACAAATCCAGTCGTCACGTCGTCTGCAGCTCATTCAGCCTGAGATGCAGAAGATTCAAGCAAAATACAAGGGAAAAACTGATCCAGAATCTCGGCAGCGAATGTCTGAAGAAACAATGGATCTGTATCGTCGAACAGGGACCAACCCTTTTGCATCTTGTCTGCCGATTCTTGTTCAGATGCCTTTCTTCTTTGCGTTGTTTAGCGTTTTGAACAACCTTGGTCGAGTTGCTTATGGACAGCGTTTGTCTGCAGGACCATTGAATCCACAGCTAGCAGGTCAGGCAGATGCATCGACTCTTTTCGGAGCCCCGCTGTCAGCCACATTTATGACCTCTCATTCCATCGAGGCAAAAATTCTTACAATTGTGCTGATTCTGTTGATGTCAGCCACTACATTTATCACGCAGCATCAGCTGACGATGAAAAATATGCCTGCTTCGGCACTTGACAATCCGATGGCTCGGCAACAAAAAGTAATGTTGTATGTTTTCCCCTTGATTTTTGCGGTTACAGGTGTCAATTTTCCTGTAGGTGTTCTTATCTACTGGTTCACCACGAACGTCTGGTCAATGGGGCAGCAGTTTTGGGTGATTCGCCGGATGCCAACTCCTGGATCGGAAGCAGAAAAAGCATTCCAAGAAAGACGCCGTCGTCAAGGAAAACTGCCGGCAGAAAGTCGCATGGATGCAGTAGAAAAAAATATTGCATCAGAGAAAAAACGTTCGTGGTTCAAAAACAACACAGATGTCTCAAACATTGCAGGTGAGTATCGCGATAGCCCTGCAGCGGACAAGCTTCGACAAGGTGGTCAGCGTCAGCAGCCTCGCAGGACCAGCCGTTCGCGGCGAAAATAACTTGTATTCCCGCGCTTTGCGCGGCCAGGCCACACATAATCGATCTGGCAGCGGATAGAACTGCCTATTCATTGGAGGGACAGCATGAGCGAGGGAATTAGTGCTAGCCGCACAGAGGAGCTAGAGCGTGAAGGTGAAATTGCGGCAGACTTCCTCGAGCGTTTACTTGATATTGCCGACTTGGACGGTGACATTGATGTAGATATCGATGGCGACCGGGCTTCAGTTGCCATCGTAGATTCAGAAGATGGTCGAGTACCACGTCGTTTAGTCGGGCAAGACGGCAAAGTTCTCGAAGCATTACAAGAATTAACTCGTATGGCAGTACAGGCTGAAACTGGTGAGCGTAGCCGGGTAATGCTTGATGTAGCTGGCCACCGTGCTGAGAGGCGCGAAGCAGTTATATCTAGTGCACGAAAAGTGATCGCTGAGGTAAAAAAATACGGCGAGGCTCGATCGCTCGAACCTATGTCTGCATTTGAACGTAAAGTAGTTCATGACGAGGTGCTTCGCGCAGGACTCGAATCAGAATCCGAAGGCAGTGAGCCTCACCGTTTCGTTGTTGTACTTCCCCTGGTTTAAATCACACCTTCTCTGATGGCAGTGGCAGCTAGGCGCGGCCACTGCCATCATTCGCCTTCTTAACGATGGATCAACCAACCGTGGATAATTCGTTTTCCTCTGAACTTTCCCTTCCTCCCAGGATTGCTCATCTGATCTATAAAGATCGCCTAGATATAGCTGTAAAGTTTTCAGAATTATTAGCTACAACGGGAGTGACTCACGGACTAATAGGTCCTCGCGAAGTTCCACGATTGTGGAGTAGGCACATTCTAAATTGTGCAATCGTGCAAGATGTACTGGAACCTGGTGTCGCCGTGGCAGATATTGGCTCTGGTGCTGGGCTGCCAGGATTAGCTTTAGCTATTGCACGGCCTGACCTGCAACTACATCTGATTGAGCCACTTGCGCGACGCACAACATGGCTTTCATCTGCTGTTGAGGAATTGGGACTTACAAATGTGGTAATTCATCATGCGCGCGCCGAAGCTTTAGCCGGCCAGCTCGCTGTTCCTGTTGTAACTGCACGAGCAGTCGCTCGTCTTGCAAAACTGGCAATGTGGGCTGCCCCCCTATTGAGCCCGGGAGGCGAACTGGTTGCTCTCAAAGGCGCATCTGCTTATCGTGAACTGGAAGAGGACCGTCAGCAAATAGCTGTCTCTGGTGGCTGTGATAGCAAAGTTGAGCTTCTTGGAGAAGGAACTTTAGAAGATCCCACGACGCTTGTACGTATTCGTTTTATCTCAGCCCAGAAGGGAAATGTTCGAGTGAAAACTTCTGGCAAGAAAAAGTCACGCCATAGTCGCAGAACTCAAAATCAGTAAGGTCTCAGTTGACCTCTCGGCCCACTTAGGTGAGTCGAGAGGTTTTTGATGCCCAGAATCTCTCTGTTCCGTAATTGTCATGTCGTCATGTCACCAGAGCTAGCTCTGAGGGTACCGTAGGTCCTTGAAGGCATCGTTCTATGCATGTTTCACGTGAAACTTCTTGTCGGAGCTCTGTTTCTCGTGAAACGCGTTGACGTTAGAGACAAGGAGGAGCTGTGCCCCAGGAGTCACCAGCACTGACAGTAAAAGATCATGCTGACCCCTTAGACGAAAAGGAACCAGATGAATCAGCGCTGAACAGGGTCGTTTCCCAGCCGAAGCGGCGTTTGATTCGACCTAAAGGATCTCCCTGGAAGAAACCTGCGCATACCAGGATCATCACTATCGCAAATCAAAAAGGAGGCGTTGGGAAAACAACTACAGCAGTCAATCTTGCAACAGCTCTGGCACTTGGAGGGCAACGAGTATTACTTATAGATTCGGACCCACAAGGCAATGCAAGCACCGCACTAGGGATCGAGCATTCCTCAGAGGTCGACAGTATTTATGATGTTCTGATTGAAGATGCTTCGCTGATTGATGTTGAGCAACCTTCTGCGTTAACCCAAGGACTAACGTGCGTACCTGCCACGATTGAGTTAGCTGGTGCTGAGATAGAACTAGTTTCATTCGTTGCACGTGAAACACGACTGCAAAGAGCAATTGAGTCTTATCTGCTGCAAAAAAATAAAGACAAAGATCCAGTTGATTATGTGATTATCGACTGCCCCCCAAGCTTGGGACTTCTCACGCTTAATGCTTTTGTGGCTGCTCGCGAAGTGCTTATTCCGATTCAGTGTGAATACTACGCTTTGGAAGGTTTGTCGATGTTGATCCGCAATATCGACATGATCCGGCGACACCTCAACCCTGTGCTTCACATTTCGACGATCTTGCTCACGATGTATGACGGGCGCACCAAGCTTTCATCGCAGGTAGCAGAAGAAGTTCGCTCAGTTTTCCCAGATCAGGTACTCAATGCGATGGTGCCGCGATCTGTTCGGATATCTGAAGCTCCAAGCTACGGCGAAACCGTTTTGACTTACGATCCGATGAGTACGGGATCCTTAGCGTATCTAGGTGTTGCTCGAGAGTTTGTTGAACGCGATCCAAGTTCTCAATCGTAAGTAATGTTTCACGGGAAACATATATAGCAGCGAGTTTAGCGAAACGGCTATTAGCTGGTAGTGGGCACGAGGAGGAGGAAGAACGTATGAGTAGTGATCGGCAGCGTGGTTTAGGGCGGGGGTTGGGGGCTTTGATTCCCACTGATGTCCCGCGAGAATCACTTGCAGCTAAACCACGAAGTACAAGGCCCTTGACTGAGTCAGTTCCTGCAGTGCAAACCAGGCCAGCAGATTTATTCTTTGAAAGCGACGTTACTCGGCGCACACGAGAATCTGCTTCTTCATCAGCAGCTGCATCTGGACGAAAAAATAAGTCGAGTGCTCCTACAGATAGTCAGGGACGTCGTGCTGCTTTAGATAAAGCTTTCGAGAGTGTAGGACGTGCAGGGGCGGATGTCAGTTCTTCAGAATCTGATGTAGTTCAAAGTAGTTCTGATGTTTCACGGGAAACCAAAGAACTAAGTAAAATTCATCTCGAATCTGAAGGAGAAATAGTCATAACTTCCACAGAGCCCCGAGAGGGAGTCGTGGTGAAAGATGACTTGTCTCCTGTTCCAGGGATTGAGCTTGCTCAGATTGATATTGATGCAATTCACCCGAATGCGAAGCAACCTCGAACAGTTTTTGATGAGCAAGAGCTAGATGAACTTGTTGCCAGCATCAAAGAAATTGGAATACTCCAACCAATTGTTGTTCGGCATAGTCAAGAAATTGAATCTGGCTATGAGTTAATTATGGGTGAGAGGCGTTGGCGCGCTTCCCGAATAGCGGGGCTGCAATCAGTGCCTGCAATCATCAAAAGCACACCTGATGACGCAATGCTGCGTGATGCGCTTTTGGAAAACTTGCATCGAGTTCAGCTCAATCCTTTGGAAGAAGCCGCTGCCTATCAGCAACTGCTTGATGATTTTGGTTGCACCCACGAAGAACTCGCAGATCGTGTAGCTCGATCACGCCCTCAGATTAGTAATACATTGCGACTTCTGAGGCTTCCGCCTCTTGTTGCTCGGCGTGTAGCAGCTGGTGTTTTAACTGCAGGCCATGCTCGTGCCTTGTTGGGTCTTTCAGATGCAGCAGCGATAGAGCGTCTAGCTCAGCGAATAGTGGCAGAAGGCCTATCTGTGCGAACAGTAGAAGAAATTGTTGCCGTTTCGTCAAATAATGCTAGTAGTAAACCTCGTCGTCCGCGCAGTTCTCAACATAATCAGGGGTATGAAGATTTAGCAGCAAGACTTACAGATCGCCTTGATACTCATGTGACCATAAATATGGGGAGAAAAAAAGGGAAACTAACGGTTGAGTTTGCTGGTCGAGAGGACTTAGACCGAATCTTGAAGGCAATTGACTCGACCTGTTTAGCTGAAGAGAGCGAATCTATCCAGGAAACTTAAAATTAACAAGGGTTGGGGTGTTGTTTCATGTGAAACAACACCCCAACCCTTGTTATATCAGGCAATGAAGTCTGCGATTTCGCGGAGCAACTTTGGCTTCGGGTGGGCTCCGACAATTGTTTTCACAATTCCCCCGCCCTGGAAGACGTTCATCGTAGGAATACTTACGATTCCGTACTTAGCTGCAGTTTTCGGGTTTTCATCAGTGTTGAGTTTGATAATTTCGATCGAACCAGCATTCTCGGCTGCGATTTCTTCGAGGATTGGAGCTACAGCACGGCAAGGACCGCACCATGGTGCCCAAAAATCGACAAGAACGGTTTTTTCATTCTTGAGAACGTCAGCTTCGAAATCAGCATCACTGGTCTCTTTAATAGCTGCCATGAAATCTCCTGGTTGATTAACTGACTGAGAGTCAGACTAAAGTGTTATCACTTACCCACGACTGATAGGTCTCATGTATGAGATTAGATAGTTTCCAGATAACGTTCTGCGTCGAGTGCAGCTGCGCATCCGCTACCTGCTGCTGTGATTGCCTGTCGATAAGTGTGGTCTACAAGGTCACCGCAGGCGAAAACGCCAGGAATATTAGTGACACTGCTCCGACCTTGCGTTAACACATATCCTCCCTCATCGATCTCAACAGCGTCACAGACGAGTTCATTGCGAGGATCGTGACCAATAGCTACAAAAACAGCACGAGTTTCCACCTCGCGGGTCACCCCAGTTATTGTATCTCTGAGGGTAATAGATTCGACTTTATCGACTCCGTTAATTGATGTAACCGCAGAGTTCCAGAGGAATTCAATTTTCGGGTTATTCATGGCTCTTTGTGCCATGATGGCACTTCCTCTGAGCTGATCACGCCGGTGTATCACTTTGACTGACTTGGCAAATTTTGTAAGAAAAGTTGCTTCTTCAAGTGCTGAGTCACCGCCACCGACTACCACGATGTCTTGATCACGGAAAAAGAAACCGTCACAGGTGGCACACCAAGAAACACCTTTTCCTGAGAGCTCTTTCTCACCAGGAACATGGAGCTCGCGGTAAGCAGAACCCATAGCAAGAATCACAGCTCGAGCACGGTATGAGTTACCGCTTCCATCTGTAGCTGTTTTTATGTCGCCGGATAGATCAAGAGAAACTACATCATCGATGATGAGTTCTGCTCCGAAATGTTCTGCTTGTTTCTGCATTTTTTCCATGAGGTCAGGCCCCAGTATTCCATCGGGAAAACCTGGAAAATTTTCCACCTCAGTGGTATTCATTAGAGCGCCGCCGGCTGCAACTGATCCTGTGATTACGACAGGAGAAAGATTGGCACGCGCTGCGTATATGGCTGCGGTGTAGCCTGCAGGTCCGGAACCAACAATCAAGACGTTGTGGATATCCTCGCTCATGGAAGTCCTCTCAAATAGAAGTATAGCTAGTCAGCGTTTGAACTGTCGAATACTTACAACGCGCTGGAAAAGTTATTTACCCGCTCAACGATTATGAGGGTAGACCTATTCCAGGCGTCTGTTAGATGCGGCGTTCTTACTGTTGGAGACAGGATCTGCTGTTGTTTCCTCTTCCAAAAGGACAGGGCTTCTGAAAACAGGGCATGCTGGATCGATCACGCGCAGGCGTCGTTGCCCTTGGGTGTTTGTGGTGACAAAAGCAGCTGTGATGCCGTTGTACGGTGCGATCTCTACCTGCTCAACTTCATTAACGTCAATACGAAGATGTCTGAGGCAATTAAGTATTTGTCTCGAAAGGATTTGACTATCTTTTGTTGGGGTTGATTGAGAAGTCTCGACAGGTGGAGAGTTATGAGGTGCAGATAGCGCAGCCACAGCTTTGGAAGGTTCCGGGATGGGGGCAGAGCGCTCGGTGAGTGGAATGCCTTCTTGCGCGAGCGTTGTCGTCATGCGACTTTGAGTATCTAACTGAGTCATCCCCGCAGTGACAAGCAGAGTTGTTCCGATAGCTGCAAGTAGTAGTGAAAAGCTCACCAGGAGAGGGACCGGTAACCTAGATCTGCCGTGCAAACGGTTAGGAATAGGTGGTGGTGGGATTTTTCGATTTTGTGAGGATAACTGTTCCTGTGAAACAGCTTTTTTTAGACGTTGGGTGAGGCCTGCGGGCGTTTGAGGCGTGTGTGCTGACGCCAGAAGTCGGCGGATTTCCTCGTCTTCGGGGTAATTGTGCCTCATTCCGTCCTCCTCCCGGTGGTGGTAAGTTTGGGGATTTTCCCCGATCGGTTTCACATGAAGGACGTACAGGCTCTATTCCGGGTTCCCCGAGAAGTGTGCGTGTTAGTAGACCGTGATTTCTGAGATGCTGCCGCGGTATCGGCCGTCTTCTCCTTGGGGCAACTTAGTGAGGAGCACAATCAGGTATTGGGCAGGTTCAGTGCTGCTAGCGCGAATATCGCTTTCACCTTTTGGTGCATTTTCTACTTTCCCGATTTCCGTGGCTCCTTCGATGGAGCTTGAGTTATTCGATAATACAGTGATTGATTGCCCCTGGCGGCCGTTGATTTTTACGCCTTTAATTGATCTCTGATCTTGTAATTTAAGTACAAGTCCTACTCCACGTTTGTTCCCACCAATAATGTCAGGAGAGTCATATCCTTCGGTATGCCACTCAGATGACGTATTTTGATCAGTTGCTCGATGTGTTTGATTTTCGTTCTCTGCCCCGTCGCCTTGGGGGTCAAAAGATCTTACATGTGATATAGCGATAGGAGTTGAGTTATCGGTATGAGTAGCTGAAGCATTAGGGGTTGCAGGTTTCGCTGGTGCAGGTGTCGTTGGTGTTGCACTAGTAGTGGATTCCGGAATCGTGTTAATAAGTACGGGTATAGCTGCGGCAGTAGCAAGGAGTATTCCTGCTAAAACTACCGCGACGATAGGGCGCGCATATTTTCCGTCTTTGTATGAGGGCGCAGCAAAACCTGGAGCGATGGCATTTTCGTTGTCGGTGCCAGTGCCGACCGCGAGTGCTTCGCGGATGTTTAGATATGAAGGGTCAGATCGTCGTTCTTCAAGGTCACGTCGTTCTGCAGCAATACGTTCATTTTTTCGGTCTTTTAGGCGAGTGGTGATTGAGGAAGCGCTCTTGTTAGATGGCGTTGCGTCTGGTGTGGTTTCGGTTGTTTTTTCCGTGTTTTTGGAATGAGAAGCTTTAGTGACGCGAACGCTGGACCAAGGACGTAATTGTGCTGCGACTTCAGCAGGAGTTACAGGGCCAGAATTGTGGTTGAGAGTACTTCGGCAGACCGCATCGATTTCAGGAGGAACCGCGCTTACTAGTTCGGAGGGCACTGCGATCGCTGTTCCGACGCGGGGAGCTGTGTCAAGTCCTCGTACAGGACTGGGAAGAGGCCACCGTGCAGTGATGGCTGCATACATGAGGGCAACGATGGCGCAAGCATCAGTGCGTTGTGCATCTTCGGTGTTGAAGTTTTCGTTTCCGCCAGCGATAGCGTCAGCGACTGCAAGTCCCGCAATTTTTACGAGTCCGCTGTCTGTGATGCGAATAGCGTGAGGGGTGAGGTGGAGATGGTGAACATTGCGGCGTGCGGCTGTGGTGAGTGCGGTAGCGATTTCACCGGCAATGCGACGTCCCTCTTCGGGGGGGAGAGGACCAGTTTCTAGAAGCTGGGCGAGGGTACGCATGTCTGCGAGAGATTCTTCGACGACCCAACTCATGCGGATATCGGAACCAACATCAAGTACGCGCACAAGTCGGTGATCGGCAATTGCGGCTGAATTGCGTGCGGCTTTGACGATTTCTTGGGCTTGAGGATGCGAGGTTGGAAGAACAGTGACTTCGACTTCTCGTCCTAGGGTGTCATCAGTGGCGGCCCATACATCTATGTCGCCGATTCGGGCTCGACGGTTGTTGAGCCGATACCGTCCTGCAACGACTTGTCCTGCTCCTACGCCCTGCACGGCACCTGCCTTGTCCTAGGTCGATTTCTTCACGGTGCCGCGTCTTGCGGCGGTGTCTTTTTCGACCGCATTGTGGCGGTGGGCCGGAATGGGCGGTCGCGTCCCCTTGCTGGGCTTGTGGGACAGTCTAGGCCTGGCCGTGTGTTGGCTTGCGTTTTGGTAGGCGAGTCGTGATCAGCTGAGTGATTTGTTTTACTTCGTCGATGCGCATCCGGTGTGCCCCGATGAGGTATATCGGGATAAAGATCGCGGACCCCAGGGCGACTTTCAAGGTGGATTCGAGGGCCCGGATGGGGATGATGTTTTCGATAGCCAAGAAAGCAGCGTAACTAGCGAGCGTTGCGGGTATACACGCGACTATGACGCGTACCCATGTGCGGGTAATGCGGTACATGCGGAGACGGCCCATGCGTTGTTGGACCCACATGGTCGCGATGATTGCGCTAATGATGTTGGCAATTGCTTGGGCTCCAGCTGCTGCTACTCCGCGCCATTCATCAGTGAGGAGTAGAGCGGCGATAGTGAGCACTGTTCCGATGCTGGTGTTGAGAACTTGCATACGAAAAGGAGTTCGGGCATCGCTGTGTGCAAGGAAAGCTCGTTGGCAAAGGTAGTAGACGCCGTAAGCGGGCAGGCCGAGCATCATGGCCATGGTGAGGTATCCGATTGCGTCAGTGGCTTCTCGTGAATTTCCGAGGAAGATCAGTCCGGTGAGTGCAGTTCCGATAGCAAGGGTGCCGAACGCGATGGGGATCGTTGTTACGCCGATGAGGTTGGCACCTCGCCGGAGGTCACTTCGGATTGTGTCTCTGTCGTCGATGGCTACGGCTTTGGCCATAGAGGTGAAAAGCGCGGTGGCTAAGGAGACAGTGATGAGTCCGTGGGGAGTCATGAAGAGGAGAAATGCCTGGTCGTAGGCAATTTTTCCTGGATAGTACTGGGCGACTGAAGTGAGGACTCGTGTTTGAATGATGAGGCCAAGTTGGGCGACGGCCAAGGAGGCAAATGTCCATCCGGCGACGCGTCCGACTGCTCCGAGGCCGACTCCTCTGAAACCAAAGCGGGGGCGGTAGCGGAATCCACTTCGGTGGAGAGGCCATATGAGGACGATTGCTTGGAGCGCGACACCGAGTGTGAGGGAGCCTCCCAGAAGGGCGATCATGGCGGGAGTGAAGGTGGTGGGGTCACCGTTTCCGCGCCCGTAGGCGTTGATGAACCATCCCAGGGCGACGATCCAGACAATGTTGCAAAGCACTGGTGACCACATGAACCACCCGAATTTTTCTCGGGCGTTGAGGACTTG
Proteins encoded:
- the yidD gene encoding membrane protein insertion efficiency factor YidD produces the protein MLARPFLWAIRGYQLFISPLIPPRCRFYPSCSTYMLVSIQRFGVVRGLGLGVRRLGRCHPWNPGGVDHVPARDAKRRSARQNGTISDTTDR
- the murJ gene encoding murein biosynthesis integral membrane protein MurJ translates to MSSSNGSLARASALMASGSLVSRVLGLARQSMILAVFGLTLAGDSWAVANMLPNTIYTLLAGGVINAVLVPQIAAAQKNPDGGQEYLDKLITLSILVLLGVTAICIPLIPFLVNLLSSANWDEPTYGLSVAFSYICMPAIFFYGLYAILGQVLNAREKFGWFMWSPVLCNIVWIVALGWFINAYGRGNGDPTTFTPAMIALLGGSLTLGVALQAIVLIWPLHRSGFRYRPRFGFRGVGLGAVGRVAGWTFASLAVAQLGLIIQTRVLTSVAQYYPGKIAYDQAFLLFMTPHGLITVSLATALFTSMAKAVAIDDRDTIRSDLRRGANLIGVTTIPIAFGTLAIGTALTGLIFLGNSREATDAIGYLTMAMMLGLPAYGVYYLCQRAFLAHSDARTPFRMQVLNTSIGTVLTIAALLLTDEWRGVAAAGAQAIANIISAIIATMWVQQRMGRLRMYRITRTWVRVIVACIPATLASYAAFLAIENIIPIRALESTLKVALGSAIFIPIYLIGAHRMRIDEVKQITQLITTRLPKRKPTHGQA
- the rsmG gene encoding 16S rRNA (guanine(527)-N(7))-methyltransferase RsmG, yielding MDQPTVDNSFSSELSLPPRIAHLIYKDRLDIAVKFSELLATTGVTHGLIGPREVPRLWSRHILNCAIVQDVLEPGVAVADIGSGAGLPGLALAIARPDLQLHLIEPLARRTTWLSSAVEELGLTNVVIHHARAEALAGQLAVPVVTARAVARLAKLAMWAAPLLSPGGELVALKGASAYRELEEDRQQIAVSGGCDSKVELLGEGTLEDPTTLVRIRFISAQKGNVRVKTSGKKKSRHSRRTQNQ
- the trxB gene encoding thioredoxin-disulfide reductase; protein product: MSEDIHNVLIVGSGPAGYTAAIYAARANLSPVVITGSVAAGGALMNTTEVENFPGFPDGILGPDLMEKMQKQAEHFGAELIIDDVVSLDLSGDIKTATDGSGNSYRARAVILAMGSAYRELHVPGEKELSGKGVSWCATCDGFFFRDQDIVVVGGGDSALEEATFLTKFAKSVKVIHRRDQLRGSAIMAQRAMNNPKIEFLWNSAVTSINGVDKVESITLRDTITGVTREVETRAVFVAIGHDPRNELVCDAVEIDEGGYVLTQGRSSVTNIPGVFACGDLVDHTYRQAITAAGSGCAAALDAERYLETI
- a CDS encoding ParB/RepB/Spo0J family partition protein; translated protein: MSSDRQRGLGRGLGALIPTDVPRESLAAKPRSTRPLTESVPAVQTRPADLFFESDVTRRTRESASSSAAASGRKNKSSAPTDSQGRRAALDKAFESVGRAGADVSSSESDVVQSSSDVSRETKELSKIHLESEGEIVITSTEPREGVVVKDDLSPVPGIELAQIDIDAIHPNAKQPRTVFDEQELDELVASIKEIGILQPIVVRHSQEIESGYELIMGERRWRASRIAGLQSVPAIIKSTPDDAMLRDALLENLHRVQLNPLEEAAAYQQLLDDFGCTHEELADRVARSRPQISNTLRLLRLPPLVARRVAAGVLTAGHARALLGLSDAAAIERLAQRIVAEGLSVRTVEEIVAVSSNNASSKPRRPRSSQHNQGYEDLAARLTDRLDTHVTINMGRKKGKLTVEFAGREDLDRILKAIDSTCLAEESESIQET
- a CDS encoding protein kinase family protein translates to MQGVGAGQVVAGRYRLNNRRARIGDIDVWAATDDTLGREVEVTVLPTSHPQAQEIVKAARNSAAIADHRLVRVLDVGSDIRMSWVVEESLADMRTLAQLLETGPLPPEEGRRIAGEIATALTTAARRNVHHLHLTPHAIRITDSGLVKIAGLAVADAIAGGNENFNTEDAQRTDACAIVALMYAAITARWPLPSPVRGLDTAPRVGTAIAVPSELVSAVPPEIDAVCRSTLNHNSGPVTPAEVAAQLRPWSSVRVTKASHSKNTEKTTETTPDATPSNKSASSITTRLKDRKNERIAAERRDLEERRSDPSYLNIREALAVGTGTDNENAIAPGFAAPSYKDGKYARPIVAVVLAGILLATAAAIPVLINTIPESTTSATPTTPAPAKPATPNASATHTDNSTPIAISHVRSFDPQGDGAENENQTHRATDQNTSSEWHTEGYDSPDIIGGNKRGVGLVLKLQDQRSIKGVKINGRQGQSITVLSNNSSSIEGATEIGKVENAPKGESDIRASSTEPAQYLIVLLTKLPQGEDGRYRGSISEITVY
- a CDS encoding ParA family protein; the encoded protein is MTVKDHADPLDEKEPDESALNRVVSQPKRRLIRPKGSPWKKPAHTRIITIANQKGGVGKTTTAVNLATALALGGQRVLLIDSDPQGNASTALGIEHSSEVDSIYDVLIEDASLIDVEQPSALTQGLTCVPATIELAGAEIELVSFVARETRLQRAIESYLLQKNKDKDPVDYVIIDCPPSLGLLTLNAFVAAREVLIPIQCEYYALEGLSMLIRNIDMIRRHLNPVLHISTILLTMYDGRTKLSSQVAEEVRSVFPDQVLNAMVPRSVRISEAPSYGETVLTYDPMSTGSLAYLGVAREFVERDPSSQS
- the trxA gene encoding thioredoxin, coding for MAAIKETSDADFEADVLKNEKTVLVDFWAPWCGPCRAVAPILEEIAAENAGSIEIIKLNTDENPKTAAKYGIVSIPTMNVFQGGGIVKTIVGAHPKPKLLREIADFIA
- the yidC gene encoding membrane protein insertase YidC, whose product is MERSFFETLMLPLEWFVEWVLVAFHSLFSWVGMPAESGWTWALSIGGLVIVIRVLLMPLFFKQIQSSRRLQLIQPEMQKIQAKYKGKTDPESRQRMSEETMDLYRRTGTNPFASCLPILVQMPFFFALFSVLNNLGRVAYGQRLSAGPLNPQLAGQADASTLFGAPLSATFMTSHSIEAKILTIVLILLMSATTFITQHQLTMKNMPASALDNPMARQQKVMLYVFPLIFAVTGVNFPVGVLIYWFTTNVWSMGQQFWVIRRMPTPGSEAEKAFQERRRRQGKLPAESRMDAVEKNIASEKKRSWFKNNTDVSNIAGEYRDSPAADKLRQGGQRQQPRRTSRSRRK
- a CDS encoding Jag family protein, whose translation is MSEGISASRTEELEREGEIAADFLERLLDIADLDGDIDVDIDGDRASVAIVDSEDGRVPRRLVGQDGKVLEALQELTRMAVQAETGERSRVMLDVAGHRAERREAVISSARKVIAEVKKYGEARSLEPMSAFERKVVHDEVLRAGLESESEGSEPHRFVVVLPLV